A single region of the Salvelinus sp. IW2-2015 linkage group LG20, ASM291031v2, whole genome shotgun sequence genome encodes:
- the LOC111981963 gene encoding small ribosomal subunit protein uS2, whose product MSGNLDVLQMKEDDVLKFLAAGTHLGGTNMDFQMEHYTYKRKSDGVYIINLRKTWEKLLLAARAIVAIENPADVCVISSRNTGQRAVLKFASATGATTFHGRFTPGTFTNQIQAAFREPRLLIVTDPRADHQPLTEASYVNIPTIALCNTDSPLRYVDIAIPCNNKGHHSVGLMWWMLSREVLRMRGTISREHPWEVMPDLYFYRDPEEIEREEQAEAEKAIGKEEFQGEWTAPAVEFTQPEVADWSEGVAVPSVPIQQFSAAAALAKPAAEGFTEDWSSQPATEDWSAAPIVQASEWGGETAAWS is encoded by the exons ATGTCTGGAAATCTAGATGTTCTTCAAATGAAGGAGGACGATGTGCTTAAGTTCTTGGCTGCAGGAACCCATCTGGGAGGAACTAACATGGACTTTCAGATGGAGCACTACACCTACAAGAGGAAGAGTGATG GTGTGTACATCATCAACCTAAGGAAGACCTGGGAGAAGCTACTGCTGGCAGCCCGTGCCATTGTTGCCATCGAGAACCCAGCTGACGTCTGCGTCATCTCCTCCAGGAACACTGGACAG AGAGCTGTGCTGAAGTTTGCCTCGGCCACTGGTGCCACCACCTTCCACGGTCGTTTCACCCCCGGAACCTTCACCAATCAGATCCAGGCTGCCTTCAGGGAGCCACGCCTCCTAATTGTAACAGACCCTCGTGCTGATCACCAGCCCCTGACTGAAGCCTCTTACGTCAACATCCCCACCATTGCCCTGTGCAACACTGACTCCCCACTCAGATATGTCGACATCGCCATCCCCTGCAACAACAAG GGTCACCACTCTGTGGGTCTGATGTGGTGGATGCTGTCCAGGGAGGTGCTGAGGATGCGGGGCACCATCTCCAGGGAGCACCCCTGGGAGGTCATGCCTGATCTCTATTTCTACAGGGACCCTGAGGAG ATTGAGAGGGAGGAACAGGCTGAGGCTGAGAAAGCTATTGGAAAGGAGGAGTTCCAGGGAGAGTGGACTGCTCCAGCAGTTGAGTTCACCCAGCCTGAAGTGGCTGACTGGTCTGAGGGAGTGGCTGTGCCCTCAGTCCCCATCCAGCAGTTCTCTGCAG CTGCTGCTCTTGCCAAGCCAGCTGCTGAGGGGTTCACTG AGGACTGGAGTTCCCAGCCAGCCACTGAGGATTGGTCAGCTGCCCCTATTGTCCAGGCCTCTGAATGGGGTGGGGAGACTGCTGCTTGGTCCTAA